A genomic window from Bradyrhizobium lupini includes:
- a CDS encoding tripartite tricarboxylate transporter TctB family protein yields the protein MADTMGHSATANRNTSVVISFCLLAIAPQIFEFIWSFGTIFGWGAGRGPAAVVISHATALLAGAPGALLGAVGGDTKKASSDVLLALIYSYPIFAVAILTFFMTIRSAQDYVGGIVLMALALFALWASSDLQGMRGFSFGAGTAPRMFGGLLVALGAGIALTGLLTDGPSMAHYAWRGPLFVMFSIVFFALAIRPLGVVVTAFASFMIAAMGTHETRWVEALIVGACLTLGCALLFPYVLGLPMPMFPRFLVQ from the coding sequence ATGGCCGATACGATGGGCCACTCGGCGACAGCCAACCGAAACACCTCGGTGGTGATCAGCTTTTGTCTGCTGGCCATAGCGCCGCAGATTTTCGAATTCATCTGGTCGTTCGGGACGATCTTTGGCTGGGGCGCTGGACGCGGGCCGGCCGCCGTCGTCATCAGCCACGCGACTGCGCTGCTCGCGGGGGCGCCCGGCGCGTTGCTCGGGGCGGTCGGCGGTGACACCAAGAAGGCGTCATCCGATGTGCTGCTGGCGCTGATCTATTCCTATCCGATCTTTGCGGTGGCGATTCTCACGTTCTTCATGACGATCAGGTCCGCGCAGGACTATGTCGGCGGAATCGTGCTGATGGCGCTCGCCTTGTTCGCACTGTGGGCCTCTAGCGATTTGCAGGGGATGCGGGGCTTCTCCTTTGGCGCCGGCACGGCGCCGCGGATGTTTGGCGGGCTCCTCGTCGCACTTGGCGCCGGCATCGCGTTGACGGGGCTGCTGACCGACGGGCCCAGCATGGCGCACTATGCCTGGCGTGGGCCGCTCTTCGTGATGTTCTCGATCGTCTTCTTCGCGCTGGCGATTCGTCCGCTTGGGGTGGTGGTAACGGCGTTCGCAAGCTTCATGATCGCGGCGATGGGTACGCATGAGACACGCTGGGTCGAAGCGCTCATTGTCGGCGCCTGCCTGACGCTCGGCTGCGCGCTGCTCTTCCCCTACGTGCTAGGCCTGCCGATGCCGATGTTCCCGCGCTTCCTGGTTCAGTGA
- a CDS encoding tripartite tricarboxylate transporter permease has translation MFDLFHNLGLGFGVVFQISWWSPWWLYGLSLPISINILMCLIGALVGTLVGVLPGIGTVATVAMLLPITFGLPPVGALIMLAGIYYGAQYGGSTTSILVNIPGEATSVVTAIDGHQMAKQGRAGPALAIAAIGSFFAGCVATVLIAVLGAPLTKLALAFGPAEYFSLMVLGLIFAVVLAKGSVLKAIAMIVFGLMLSMVGSDIETGASRMAFNIPELADGLGFATVAMGVFGFAEIIRNLDAGAEMNRDLVQQKITGLMPTRKDLIDSAPAILRGTVLGSILGILPGGGAVIASFASYTLEKKIAKNPSRFGRGAIEGVAAPESANNAAAQTSFIPLLTLGIPPNAVMALMVGAMTIHGIVPGPQVMQKQPELVWGMIASMWIGNLMLIIINLPLVGIWVRLLRVPYRLMFPSIVIFCAIGIYSVNNAPVDVILAGVFGLVGYWLIKHDFEPAPLLLGMVLGPLMEENLRRALLISRGDWSVFLTRPLSAVLLGIAAFLLVLTVLPALRAKRDEVFTESEN, from the coding sequence ATGTTCGATCTCTTCCACAATCTGGGCCTTGGTTTCGGTGTGGTGTTTCAGATCTCCTGGTGGTCACCCTGGTGGCTCTACGGTCTGTCGCTCCCGATCTCGATCAATATTCTCATGTGCCTGATTGGCGCATTGGTTGGCACACTGGTCGGCGTGCTGCCCGGTATCGGCACCGTCGCAACCGTGGCGATGCTCCTGCCGATCACGTTCGGATTGCCGCCGGTCGGCGCGCTGATCATGCTCGCCGGCATCTATTATGGTGCCCAGTACGGCGGCTCCACCACCTCGATCCTGGTCAATATTCCCGGTGAGGCGACGTCGGTCGTTACCGCCATCGACGGTCACCAGATGGCGAAGCAAGGCCGTGCCGGCCCGGCGCTGGCGATCGCGGCGATCGGCTCGTTCTTCGCCGGATGCGTTGCGACCGTGCTCATCGCCGTGCTCGGTGCGCCGCTGACCAAGCTCGCTCTGGCGTTCGGCCCGGCGGAATATTTCTCGCTGATGGTGCTCGGCCTGATCTTTGCGGTGGTGCTGGCCAAGGGCTCGGTCCTGAAAGCGATCGCGATGATCGTGTTCGGCCTGATGCTGTCGATGGTCGGCTCCGACATCGAGACCGGCGCCTCGCGCATGGCGTTCAACATTCCGGAGCTTGCCGACGGTCTCGGCTTTGCGACGGTGGCGATGGGCGTGTTCGGCTTCGCCGAGATCATCCGCAACCTCGACGCCGGCGCCGAGATGAACCGCGACCTCGTGCAGCAGAAGATCACCGGCCTGATGCCGACCAGGAAAGACCTGATCGACTCGGCGCCTGCGATCCTGCGCGGCACCGTGCTCGGATCGATCCTCGGTATCCTGCCGGGCGGCGGCGCGGTCATCGCGTCCTTTGCGTCCTACACGCTCGAGAAGAAGATCGCCAAGAACCCGTCGCGGTTCGGCCGCGGTGCGATCGAAGGCGTGGCGGCGCCGGAAAGCGCCAACAATGCCGCGGCGCAGACCTCCTTCATCCCGCTGCTGACACTCGGCATCCCGCCCAATGCCGTGATGGCGCTGATGGTGGGCGCGATGACCATCCACGGCATCGTGCCCGGTCCGCAGGTGATGCAGAAGCAGCCGGAGCTGGTTTGGGGCATGATCGCCTCGATGTGGATTGGCAATCTGATGCTGATCATCATCAACCTGCCGCTGGTCGGAATCTGGGTGCGGCTGTTGCGCGTCCCTTACCGGCTGATGTTCCCCTCGATCGTGATCTTCTGCGCGATCGGCATCTACTCGGTGAACAACGCGCCGGTCGACGTCATCCTGGCAGGCGTGTTCGGTCTGGTCGGCTACTGGCTGATCAAGCACGATTTCGAGCCGGCGCCGCTGCTGCTCGGCATGGTGCTCGGACCGCTGATGGAAGAGAACCTGCGCCGCGCGCTGCTGATCTCGCGCGGCGACTGGAGCGTGTTCCTGACGCGTCCGCTGTCGGCCGTGCTGCTCGGCATCGCCGCTTTCCTCCTGGTGCTCACGGTGCTGCCGGCGTTGCGTGCCAAGCGCGACGAGGTGTTCACCGAATCCGAAAACTAG
- a CDS encoding thymidylate synthase produces the protein MHQYQDLLERILSDGAEKTDRTGTGTLSVFGHQMRFNLSAGFPMLTTKRLPLKAIVHELLWFLKGDTNIKYLRDNGVTIWDEWADANGDLGPVYGHQWRSWPAPDGRSIDQIANVIDMIKRNPDSRRLIVSAWNPAEVDKMALPPCHCLFQFYVANGKLSCQLYQRSADVFLGVPFNIASYALLTMMVAQVTGLKPGDFVHSFGDTHLYSNHLEQAKLQLTRAPRALPVMRINPDVKDIFSFRYEDFELVGYDPHPHIKAAVAV, from the coding sequence ATGCACCAGTATCAGGACCTGCTCGAGCGGATTCTTTCAGACGGCGCCGAAAAGACCGACCGGACCGGCACCGGCACGCTGTCGGTGTTCGGCCATCAGATGCGCTTCAACCTGTCCGCCGGTTTTCCGATGCTGACGACAAAGCGCCTGCCGCTGAAGGCGATCGTGCACGAACTGTTGTGGTTCCTGAAAGGCGATACCAACATCAAATATCTGCGCGACAACGGCGTCACCATCTGGGACGAGTGGGCCGACGCCAACGGCGATCTTGGCCCCGTCTACGGCCACCAGTGGCGCTCCTGGCCCGCGCCGGACGGACGCAGCATCGATCAGATCGCGAATGTGATCGACATGATCAAGCGCAACCCGGACTCGCGCCGCCTGATCGTCTCGGCCTGGAATCCGGCCGAGGTCGACAAGATGGCGTTGCCGCCGTGCCACTGCCTGTTCCAGTTCTATGTCGCCAACGGCAAGCTGTCGTGCCAGCTCTATCAGCGTTCGGCCGACGTGTTCCTCGGCGTCCCCTTCAACATCGCCTCCTACGCACTGCTCACCATGATGGTGGCGCAGGTCACGGGCTTGAAGCCCGGCGACTTCGTGCATTCGTTCGGTGACACCCATCTCTATTCCAACCATCTGGAGCAGGCGAAGCTCCAGCTCACGCGCGCACCGCGCGCGCTGCCGGTGATGCGGATCAACCCCGACGTGAAGGACATCTTCTCCTTCCGTTACGAGGACTTCGAGCTCGTCGGCTACGATCCGCATCCGCACATCAAGGCCGCGGTCGCGGTCTGA
- a CDS encoding GNAT family N-acetyltransferase gives MQLNIRRVRPGEAGLVLAFIRELAEYEKLSHEVEATEADIADALFGERPQLHCALAEWNGEPVGFAVWFANFSTFSGRHGIYLEDLYVRPSHRGRGLGKALLVHLARECVENGWSRLQWAVLDWNAPSIAFYKSLGAIMLEDWTLCRVTGPALTRLAGSAT, from the coding sequence ATGCAGCTCAACATCCGCCGTGTGCGTCCCGGTGAGGCCGGGCTGGTTCTCGCTTTCATCCGCGAGCTCGCCGAGTACGAAAAACTTTCGCACGAGGTCGAGGCGACCGAGGCTGACATCGCCGACGCACTGTTCGGCGAACGACCGCAACTCCATTGCGCTCTCGCCGAGTGGAACGGCGAGCCGGTCGGCTTCGCGGTGTGGTTTGCGAATTTTTCGACGTTCAGCGGCCGCCACGGCATCTATCTCGAAGATTTGTATGTGCGGCCATCGCATCGGGGCAGGGGCCTCGGCAAGGCTCTGCTCGTGCACCTCGCCAGGGAATGCGTCGAGAACGGCTGGTCGCGGCTGCAATGGGCGGTGCTTGACTGGAACGCGCCGTCGATCGCGTTCTACAAATCGCTCGGTGCCATCATGCTGGAGGACTGGACGCTGTGCCGCGTCACCGGTCCGGCGCTGACGCGGCTTGCCGGGAGCGCGACCTGA
- a CDS encoding dihydrofolate reductase, producing the protein MEIVFVVAIAENGVIGAGNAMPWRMKSDMARFKALTIGKPVIMGRRTFESLPRPLPGRTNIVVTRDADYRAAGAIVTTSTAAADAIARGDALRRSVAEIAVIGGAEIFRQWLDRADRLEITEVHARPEGDTHFDIDRAEWDEVERIRHPAGPHDSADYSYVTYRRRAGH; encoded by the coding sequence ATGGAGATCGTCTTCGTCGTCGCGATCGCGGAGAACGGCGTCATCGGGGCCGGCAACGCAATGCCGTGGCGAATGAAATCCGACATGGCGCGCTTCAAGGCGCTCACGATCGGCAAGCCCGTGATCATGGGCCGCAGGACCTTCGAATCCCTGCCCCGGCCGCTTCCCGGCCGCACCAACATCGTCGTCACGCGCGATGCGGATTATCGCGCCGCCGGCGCCATCGTGACGACATCGACTGCCGCCGCAGACGCCATCGCGCGCGGCGATGCCCTGCGGCGTTCGGTCGCCGAGATCGCCGTGATTGGCGGCGCCGAAATCTTTCGGCAATGGCTCGATCGCGCCGATCGCCTCGAGATCACCGAAGTGCATGCCCGGCCCGAAGGCGACACGCATTTCGACATCGACAGGGCAGAGTGGGATGAGGTTGAACGCATCCGTCATCCTGCCGGACCCCACGACAGCGCCGACTACTCCTATGTGACATATCGTCGGCGGGCAGGCCATTAA